Proteins from one Pseudoliparis swirei isolate HS2019 ecotype Mariana Trench chromosome 22, NWPU_hadal_v1, whole genome shotgun sequence genomic window:
- the nbeal2 gene encoding neurobeachin-like protein 2 isoform X2, with translation MSTHTGGGMASKERLNELWMLYYTKKDVGYLQQWLEAFVASFERLIDVHSLESRRPEECSSEVPLLPREVLVFLGSQLRESAEHLSDAAAPNSTSPHPLLLIKFFIIICRNMENIDPEKIPDFVFETIKLLNFCLDQLKKGQGEQSSLQMVVQYGLVLCESLFDPYQTWRRRLAGEAVSLLERNKYKFSPLVLPEELPALFHESLQEGEQIPELLTLRFVHLQGAVISGGKKNGLLSITPHSADDLFSVLRAWCNRTSTEPKSTGLPRLTLQCLTAMIHLLHSSSPAERQVEIKTILESYFQLLNWNRPLISEQLERQSWEDSLLSLQRQMLTAIPEILQCSDRPVLQAVFLNNNCFEHILRLVQNSKLFQSNLRSPECEVVSDLTTCLLSEVEVDQVLVKGSDSITVHALGVLTAIMSNSPSAKEVFKERIGYSQLFDVLKSQGQPTKRLLQELMNMAVEGEHAHAHHLGISNEQPLLLLLQWLPDLSGQRDLQLLVAQWLATVCGGSLSCRTVAVEADMVGALLQVLSQPQNLDRQCADTLLGLLQDLGSLCLRPEELKSLFRLLRVDQDNGAVVGKMHPYCPRIIQVLSAMAAREGQDSALQYFDLTPPMAGIMVPTVQRWPGSGFAFHAWVCLNMEFSNNRKTSATSSTGAQHDMGKGPRRKQLYSFFTASGTGLEAFFTMEGVLVVAVCTKKDYMAVALPEHPLADSCWHSVAIVHIPGRRPFGQNMVTIYIDGKQRKTAQLRFPSFSEPFTSCCIGSAGHRTTTTTTSPNLPISSSNPSHEFPFPASGPSLIRSQSFPATFAGGRRGPMGDAPVQTIPAGRQDTEWGTPTSLDGLLGTAFICHEALQQAQTKALHAAGPNHVSLFKAEGELSDLNSKLLLYYTPQAFKGQICLDLSPNRQYDGRFTGHRVVNWDIKDVVNVVGGIGVLLPLLEQVCEAEQVNNGSQEISDQQGLELTAPRSPAAMLLPLNKSAEGRLERHSIAAFLLMLKNLIRHHPVNQESLLHCHGPSTIGAMLSKVPVSMMDMNVLMACQLLLEQVFNEGNIPLLQQLQHHLLFDFRIWTKSHFSVCLAHVQYLASVINKGKQRMKRKYGVQYILDTIRTFYSVEKDGSSLSDEKQMIQNSLFGLLQDFLKSPTTDDLHSVLAYILTVGEKKQAMCALDVLYELLRSSPLREQVQAVLLDWGVEQLYCLLLTPSFGDEARERVFRVLYKILKSEHVSERNKQRIKLKDFGYLGLICHLDEIPITMTTVRCLYEQVLATDETPNIRDLLAVVCLSHRAELGVRLDICRKLFHLIYSNEDYVKQLAKQHGWQDVLTKLYVKEFYESHAASIAGSSKQSSSEPNYRPPLCRDTALVIEDPHSDIFLSYPTSQDIEDGEKDEGGRRDVSEGFSDLSQSPPSGGQGALKTFTGSHDFRSFDSLDQGSPSSSISNAVDIPISGPNEERRDYYPLSPFGNPYDLELGGMGEIGAHTPAGSLTNTPSPLEHGKPFPPTRARKSSSLSNVLDDTSYGTYPPTGDTSSNTSNPQTPEEELCNLLTNIVFSVLWSRSCAEATEDVVWRERGQVFSVLTKLGSSCQLVLPPDYIKRSLLEMMLESSLSDLREAQGVCLPFCPSLVRLLRLLHDFLFAEGTDNHTLWSEKIFEGVVNLLDKLKAWHSTPGSPGNTELKEMAQIGLRIITGYIKQQHSQVCVMAYVKLHSLLQTVLCLSWEEVCFLLGQLGAPLWLGGVMDSTDCGHAETFSQLVPVVRTLLDQHADPVTLQKLLPNLPITNGSTTFAQDLKAYCDTLEWQGFYQQQVQPAMEQYELDTFGRSHDIMSNFWNSCFDDLMSTAYKRDKERSDSKSKFQEVIMDPYLKRVKSENNRYFSLQKQSSNQQGMVWQHWRALRRLLTSERGAWANKVQPEVKLKLSNAETYSKMRLKLVPDYNHDPHIEASALRDNMGADSPRNSEPLPLVVAKEAKVSDMEDDQLGEEDLVYLDNKVEGEDESQKEKLVLSEDCELITIVAVVLGRLEVTTHHLYFYDGSSEKEETEEGIGFDFKRPLSQLREVHLRRYNLRRSALELFFIDQSHYFLNFKKEERNKVYSRILGLRPPNLFYFGSRSPQELLKASGLTQKWVSREISNFEYLMQLNTISGRTYNDLSQYPVFPWILCDYTSPILDLEDPAVFRDLSKPIGVVNSRHAQNVREKYESFEDPTGTIDKFHYGTHYSNAAGVMHYLIRMEPFTTLHIQLQSGRFDCADRQFHSVAAAWQARMESPADVKELIPEFFYYPEFLQNINGFDLGRLQISQDPVADVLLPRWASSREDFIKQHRKALECEHVSGHLHEWIDLIFGYKQRGEEAVNALNVFYYCTYEGAVDLDAIADETERKALEGIISNFGQTPCQLLKEPHPPRMSALNASKRLSRLDTMPPNIFEHLDKLRPFVELVSQGLPLVQTVVPKSQNRSFITQGSDILVTVSSNGLIGTHSWLAYDKKIANYFTFTKDPTMTNPKTQRFLSGPFSPGVEISAQVLVVSNDGRLLFSGGHWDCSLRVTQLGKGKLVGRICRHIDVVTCLALDLCGIYLISGSRDTSCIVWQVLQQDGFSSGLSPRPVQILCGHDQEVTCVAISTELDMAVSGSKDGTVIVHSVRRGQFLRTLHPPGDSCVPAVISELRVGMEGHIVVQTSLEEGSHRKGKYSIHVYSVNCCLLSSFTLEEKVTALHLVSEHIILGTVEGRLHIRELCSLDASIPPLALKVPVRSVSVTKECSHILVGLEDGKLIVVGAGKPEEVRSGKFTRHIWGSTRISQVSSGETEYTPAENAGK, from the exons AAAGACGTGGGCTACCTGCAGCAGTGGTTGGAGGCGTTCGTGGCGTCCTTTGAGAGGCTCATTGATGTGCATTCACTGGAGTCTCGGAG GCCGGAGGAGTGCAGCTCCGAGGTGCCCCTGCTCCCCAGGGAGGTCCTGGTGTTCCTCGGCAGCCAGCTACGGGAGAGTGCAGAGCACCTCTCCGACGCTGCTGCGCCCAACAGCACCAGCCCTCACCCCCTGCTCCTCATCAAATTCTTCATCATTATCTGCAG GAATATGGAGAACATCGACCCAGAGAAGATCCCTGATTTTGTTTTTGAAACCATCAAGCTTTTGAATTTCTGTTTGGATCAG ctTAAGAAGGGGCAAGGGGAGCAGTCCTCTCTGCAGATGGTTGTGCAGTATGGACTTGTGCTGTGTGAAAGCCTGTTTGACCCTTATCAGACGTGGAGGAGACGCCTGgcagg GGAGGCGGTGAGCCTGCTGGAGAGGAACAAGTATAAGTTTTCCCCGCTGGTCTTGCCAGAGGAGTTGCCTGCTCTCTTCCATG AAAGTCTCCAGGAAGGCGAGCAGATCCCAGAGCTCCTGACACTCCGATTCGTTCATCTCCAGGGTGCTGTCATCAGTGGAGGAAAG AAGAATGGCCTTCTCTCCATCACCCCTCACTCTGCTGATgacctgttctctgttctgcGAGCTTGGTGCAACCGGACCTCCACTGAACCCAAGAGCACAGGACTCCCACGGCTGACACTGCAGTGCCTGACCGCAATGATCCACCTCCTGCATTCCAGCAGTCCTGCGGAGCGGCAGGTGGAGATCAAGACGATCCTGGAGAGCTACTTCCAGCTTCTCAACTGGAACCGTCCACTCATCAGTGAGCAGCTAGAGAGGCAGAGCTGGGAAGACAGCCTGCTCTCCCTCCAGAGACAAATGCTAA CTGCTATTCCTGAGATCCTGCAGTGCTCTGACAGGCCAGTCCTGCAGGCGGTGTTCCTCAACAACAACTGCTTTGAACACATTCTCAGGCTTGTTCAGAACAGCAAG CTCTTTCAGAGCAACTTGCGTAGCCCGGAGTGTGAGGTTGTGTCTGACCTTACAACATGTTTACTCTCAGAGGTTGAAGTGGACCAG GTTTTGGTGAAAGGATCAGACAGTATTACAGTTCATGCCTTAGGAGTCCTCACAGCTATAATGAGTAACTCACCCTCTGCTAAG GAGGTTTTCAAGGAGAGGATTGGCTACTCCCAGCTGTTTGATGTGCTAAAGAGTCAAGGTCAACCCACCAAAAGGCTTCTGCAGGAGCTGATGAACATG gCAGTGGAAGGCGAGCATGCCCACGCCCATCACCTGGGCATTAGTAACGAGCAGCctttgctgctgctcctgcagtGGCTGCCTGACCTGTCGGGTCAGAGGGACCTTCAGCTGCTGGTGGCCCAATGGCTGGCTACGGTCTGTGGTGGCTCCTTATCCTGTCGCACCGTGGCAGTGGAGGCAGACATGGTGGGGGCTTTGCTGCAGGTGCTCTCACAGCCACAGAATCTTGACAGGCAGTGTGCAGACACCCTGCTGGGCCTCCTGCAGGACCTAGGCTCCCTGTGTCTAAGACCAGAGGAGCTGAAGAGCCTGTTCAGACTGCTCAGGGTGGATCAGGACAATGGCGCAGTGGTGGGGAAGATGCACCCCTACTGCCCTCGCATTATTCAGGTGCTCTCGGCCATGGCGGCAAGAGAAGGCCAGGATAGTGCCTTGCAGTACTTTGATCTTACGCCCCCCATGGCTGGTATTATGGTGCCCACGGTCCAACGCTGGCCAGGCAGCGGTTTTGCCTTTCACGCCTGGGTCTGCCTCAACATGGAGTTCTCCAACAATCGTAAAACCTCTGCCACCTCTAGTACAGGGGCTCAGCATGACATGGGAAAGGGACCACGTAGGAAACAGCTATACAG TTTCTTCACAGCAAGTGGAACTGGGTTGGAGGCCTTCTTCACCATGGAGGGAGTGCTGGTCGTGGCTGTTTGCACAAAGAAAGACTACATGGCTGTTGCGCTGCCGGAGCACCCACTAGCTGACTCATGCTGG CATTCGGTGGCTATCGTCCACATCCCAGGCCGTCGTCCATTTGGTCAGAACATGGTCACCATCTACATCGATGGAAAGCAGCGTAAAACTGCTCAGCTTCGTTTTCCGTCTTTCAGTGAG CCTTTTACCTCCTGCTGCATTGGATCTGCAGGCCACCggactactaccaccaccacctcccccaACCTGCCCATATCCTCGTCCAACCCATCGCATGAGTTTCCCTTCCCCGCCTCTGGCCCTTCGCTCATCCGTTCTCAGTCCTTCCCCGCCACCTTTGCCGGTGGCCGCAGGGGACCTATGGGAGATGCCCCAGTGCAGACCATCCCAGCAGGACGGCAAGACACAGAGTGGGGAACACCCACGTCTCTGGATGGGCTCCTGGGCACCGCCTTCATCTGCCACGAGGCTCTGCAGCAGGCACAGACAAAAGCTCTGCATGCTGCAG GCCCCAATCACGTGTCCTTATTCAAAGCAGAGGGAGAGTTGTCCGATCTCAACAGCAAGCTTCTGCTCTACTACACTCCACAG GCCTTCAAGGGCCAGATATGTCTGGACCTGTCGCCCAATCGCCAGTATGATGGCAGGTTTACTGGACACAGGGTGGTGAACTGGGACATCAAG GATGTTGTAAACGTGGTGGGAGGTATAGGGGTTTTGCTGCCCCTGCTTGAGCAGGTATGTGAGGCTGAGCAGGTTAACAATGGTAGTCAGGAGATCTCAGACCAGCAGGGACTAGAGCTCACCGCCCCCAGAAGCCCTGCTGCGATGCTGCTGCCACTGAACAAGTCTGCAG AGGGAAGACTAGAGAGACACAGCATCGCCGCTTTCCTGCTGATGTTGAAGAACCTGATTCGTCATCACCCTGTCAATCAAGAGAGCCTGCTGCACTGCCACGGACCGAGCACAATAGGAGCCATGCTCAGCAAA GTTCCTGTCAGTATGATGGACATGAACGTTTTAATGGCCTGTCAACTGCTGCTGGAGCAGGTTTTCAACGAGGGCAACATCCCCCTTCTCCAGCAACTCCAACACCACCTTCTATTTGATTTCCGCATCTGGACTAAAAGCCATTTTTCGGTCTGCCTGG cTCATGTGCAGTATCTGGCGTCTGTGATAAACAAAGGCAAGCAGCGCATGAAGAGGAAGTACGGAGTCCAGTATATTCTGGATACCATTCGCACATTCTACAG TGTGGAGAAAGATGGCAGTAGTCTGTCTGATGAAAAGCAGATGATTCAAAACTCTCTGTTCGGCTTGCTGCAAGACTTTCTCAAGTCTCCCACAACAGACGACCTTCACAGTGTCCTCGCCTACATTCTGACTGTCGGAGAGAAGAAGCAG GCCATGTGTGCCCTGGATGTGCTCTATGAGCTGTTGAGGAGCAGCCCTCTTCGTGAGCAGGTGCAGGCCGTGCTGCTGGACTGGGGCGTGGAGCAGCTGTACTGCTTGCTGCTCACTCCAAGCTTCGGAGACGAGGCCAGAGAGAGGGTATTCAGG GTTTTATACAAGATCCTCAAAAGCGAGCATGTTTCTGAGCGCAACAAGCAGCGCATCAAACTGAAGGATTTCGGATATCTTGGTCTTATTTGTCACCTTGATGAAATTCCTATCACCATGACCACAGTGCGATGTCTGTACGAGCAGGTCCTTGCTACAG ATGAGACCCCGAACATCCGAGATCTCCTGGCTGTGGTCTGTCTATCCCATCGAGCTGAGCTGGGTGTCCGCTTGGACATCTGCCGCAAG CTCTTTCATCTGATCTACTCCAACGAAGATTATGTGAAGCAGCTTGCAAAGCAGCACGGCTGGCAGGATGTTTTAACGAAGCTGTATGTGAAAGAGTTTTACGAGTCCCACGCTGCCAGCATCGCAGGCTCCAGCAAACAAAGCTCCTCGGAGCCAAACTACCGGCCACCGCTGTGCAGGGATACGGCTCTGGTGATAGAGGACCCCCACTCGGACATCTTCCTGAGCTATCCCACCTCGCAGGACATCGAGGATGGGGAGAAGGATGAAGGTGGCCGGCGAGACGTCTCTGAGGGATTCTCAGATTTATCCCAGTCGCCTCCGAGTGGAGGCCAAGGCGCGCTGAAAACCTTCACTGGCTCCCACGATTTTAGGTCCTTTGATTCATTGGACCAAGGGAGTCCCTCGTCCTCCATTTCCAACGCGGTTGATATCCCCATATCCGGCCcaaacgaggagaggagagactacTATCCCCTATCCCCCTTTGGTAACCCGTATGATTTGGAACTAGGGGGCATGGGAGAGATCGGTGCACACACCCCTGCAGGTAGTCTGACAAACACACCATCTCCTCTCGAGCACGGCAAACCCTTTCCACCTACCAGAGCAAGGAAGAGCTCCAGTCTGTCCAACGTGCTGGATGATACCAGCTATGGGACATACCCTCCAACTGGAGACACAAGTTCCAATACATCCAACCCACAG ACCCCTGAGGAAGAGCTGTGCAACCTGCTCACCAACATTGTCTTCTCCGTTCTGTGGAGCCGCAGCTGTGCGGAGGCGACGGAGGATgtggtgtggagagagagaggacaggtctTTTCTGTTCTCACCAAACTGGGCTCCTCCTGCCAACTGGTTCTCCCTCCCGATTACATCAAACGCAG TCTGTTGGAGATGATGCTGGAGTCGTCTCTGTCCGACCTGAGGGAGGCCCAGGGAGTGTGTCTACCTTTCTGTCCCAGTTTGGTCCGGCTCCTCAGGCTGCTGCATGACTTCCTGTTTGCCGAGGGTACGGACAACCACACGCTGTGGAGTGAAAAG ATCTTTGAGGGGGTGGTGAACCTGCTGGACAAGTTGAAGGCCTGGCATAGCACCCCTGGCAGCCCTGGGAACACCGAACTTAAGGAAATGGCCCAGATTGGCCTGCGTATCATCACTGGATATATCAAACAGCAGCACTCACAG gtgtgtgtgatggcctACGTGAAGCTCCACAGCCTCCTCCAGACGGTGCTGTGTCTGAGCTGGGAGGAGGTGTGCTTTCTGCTGGGGCAGCTGGGCGCCCCCTTGTGGCTAGGAGGTGTCATGGACAGCACCGACTGTGGACACGCAGAGACTTTCTCCCAGCTTGTGCCCGTGGTGCGCACGCTCCTCGACCAGCATGCTGACCCCGTGACTCTCCAAAAGCTCCTCCCCAACCTGCCCATCACTAACGGCAGCACCACCTTCGCCCAGGACCTGAAGGCGTACTGTGACACACTGGAGTGGCAAGGGTTTTACCAGCAGCAG GTTCAGCCCGCCATGGAGCAGTACGAGCTGGACACGTTTGGGAGGAGCCATGACATCATGTCTAATTTCTGGAATTCGTGCTTCGATGACCTGATGAGTACAGCCTATAAACGGGACAAAGAAAGATCCGACAGCAAGTCCAAGTTTCAG GAAGTGATCATGGATCCCTACCTGAAGCGAGTGAAGAGTGAGAACAACAGATACTTTAGTTTGCAGAAGCAGAGCTCCAATCAGCAGGGGATGGTGTGGCAGCACTGGAGAGCTCTTCGCAGGCTTTTGACTAGTGAGAGAGGAGCATGGGCCAACAA AGTTCAACCAGAGGTGAAATTGAAGTTGTCCAATGCAGAGACTTATTCAAAGATGCGTCTCAAGCTGGTGCCTGACTACAACCACGATCCTCACATTGAGGCCAGTGCCCtgagggacaacatgg gGGCTGACAGCCCTCGTAACTCTGAACCACTCCCATTGGTGGTCGCAAAGGAAGCCAAAGTCAGCGACATGGAGGATGATCAGTTAGGAGAAGAAGACCTTGTCTATTTGGATAACAA GGTGGAGGGAGAAGACGAGAGCCAGAAAGAAAAACTGGTTCTGTCTGAAGACTGTGAGCTCATCACGATTGTGGCGGTTGTTCTGGGTCGTCTGGAGGTTACCACCCACCACCTGTACTTCTACGATGGCAGCAGTGAGaaagaagagacagaggagg GAATCGGGTTTGATTTCAAGAGACCTCTGTCTCAGCTCAGAGAAGTGCATTTGAGGCGCTACAACCTGCGGCGATCAGCCCTGGAGCTGTTCTTCATCGACCAGTCGCATTACTTCCTCAACTTCAAGAAGGAG GAACGAAACAAAGTGTACTCCAGGATCCTGGGACTGCGGCCCCCCAACCTGTTTTACTTTGGCTCTCGCTCCCCTCAAGAGCTGCTGAAGGCGTCTGGACTTACACAG AAATGGGTGTCGAGAGAAATCTCCAATTTCGAGTATTTGATGCAACTGAACACCATTTCGGGACGCACTTACAACGACCTGTCGCAGTACCCTGTG TTCCCGTGGATCTTGTGTGACTATACCTCTCCCATTCTGGATCTGGAGGACCCAGCGGTTTTCAGAGACTTGTCCAAACCCATAGGTGTGGTCAACTCCCGCCATGCTCAGAATGTCAGAGAAAA ATATGAGAGCTTCGAGGACCCAACGGGCACCATTGACAAATTCCACTATGGCACACACTACTCTAACGCCGCGGGAGTCATGCACTACCTGATCCGCATGGAGCCGTTCACAACTCTGCACATCCAGCTGCAGAGCGGCAG GTTTGACTGCGCAGACAGGCAGTTCCACTCGGTGGCAGCGGCCTGGCAGGCTCGCATGGAGAGTCCAGCGGATGTCAAAGAGCTCATCCCGGAGTTCTTCTACTACCCAGAATTCCTACAGAACATAAACG GCTTTGACCTGGGACGTTTGCAGATATCTCAGGACCCGGTGGCGGATGTTCTGCTGCCTCGCTGGGCGTCATCAAGAGAAGACTTCATCAAGCAACACAGGAAGGCCCTG GAGTGTGAGCATGTGTCCGGTCACCTCCATGAGTGGATTGACCTGATCTTCGGTTACAAGCAGAGGGGCGAGGAGGCAGTGAACGCCCTCAACGTCTTCTACTACTGCACTTATGAGG GTGCAGTAGATTTGGATGCGATTGCTGATGAGACCGAGCGCAAGGCCCTGGAAGGCATCATCAGCAACTTTGGACAGACTCCCTGTCAGCTCCTCAAG GAGCCTCATCCTCCTCGTATGTCAGCTCTGAACGCATCTAAGCGGCTGTCCCGCCTGGACACTATGCCTCCCAATATCTTTGAGCATCTCGACAAGCTCCGGCCATTTGTGGAG cTGGTGAGTCAAGGCCTTCCTCTGGTCCAGACAGTGGTACCAAAGAGCCAGAACCGCTCCTTCATCACACAAGGCTCAGATATACTG GTGACTGTGAGTTCAAACGGGTTGATAGGGACACACAGCTGGCTGGCATACGACAAAAAAATCGCCAACTACTTCACCTTCACGAAGGACCCCACCATGACTAATCCCAA AACGCAGCGATTCTTGAGCGGCCCGTTCTCTCCCGGGGTGGAGATCAGCGCTCAGGTGCTGGTGGTGTCCAACGACGGCCGCCTGCTGTTCAGTGGAGGGCACTGGGACTGCAGTCTCCGTGTCACCCAGCTGGGGAAGGGCAAGCTGGTGGGCAGGATCTGCCGACACATTG ACGTTGTTACCTGCTTGGCTCTGGATCTCTGTGGCATCTACCTGATCTCTGGTTCGAGGGACACATCCTGCATAGTGTGGCAGGTTCTACAGCAG gATGGCTTCTCCAGCGGTCTGTCTCCCCGGCCAGTGCAGATCCTCTGTGGACATgaccaggaggtcacctgtgtgGCCATCAGTACTGAACTGGACATGGCTGtctcagggtcaaag GATGGGACTGTCATCGTGCACTCTGTTCGACGAGGCCAGTTTCTGAGGACGCTGCATCCTCCTGGTGACAGCTGCGTTCCTGCCGTAATCTCTGAGCTCCGGGTGGGCATGGAGGGCCACATTGTGGTCCAAACCTCGCTGGAGGAAGGCTCTCATAGAAAG GGCAAGTACTCCATCCATGTTTACTCAGTAAACTGCTGTCTGCTGTCCTCCTTCACCCTGGAGGAGAAGGTGACCGCTCTCCACCTGGTGTCCGAACACATCATCCTGGGGACCGTGGAGGGCAGACTCCACATACGAGAGTTATGCAG TCTGGATGCTTCGATCCCGCCCCTGGCCTTGAAGGTTCCTGTGAGGAGTGTGTCTGTCACCAAAGAGTGCAGCCACATCCTCGTGGGCCTAGAGGACGGGAAGCTAATTGTGGTGGGGGCAGGGAAGCCGGAGGAG GTTCGCTCAGGAAAATTCACCCGTCACATTtggggctcaacacgcatctcCCAGGTGTCGTCAGGTGAAACCGAGTATACTCCCGCTGAGAATGCCGGTAAATGA